A part of Nilaparvata lugens isolate BPH unplaced genomic scaffold, ASM1435652v1 scaffold8429, whole genome shotgun sequence genomic DNA contains:
- the LOC120349136 gene encoding uncharacterized protein LOC120349136 — MFSDHMPIVLKVFSDKLKLTWGKLDDSGYAERLAGESRKIDFLPGNIDAANNLLTKLIADSASGSISQRGNKIDVRKNVWFDRECVRYRDRVFEYKWLCKRKKEAYWAEIKEKLKTVRDSKKFWELARFFREGKLTRSGNISPEQWIQHFRQLYTPVRSSGQISWVEPLVIDDLLDKPIEITEIDLALKKARNNKAPGVDRITAEFFKKAPIEFRQLLCMFFNRIFRFLDVPMSFTKSIIFPLYKKNDPNNPENYRAISFTNAIYKIFLSVLLTRLEKWIYGREVISENQAGFRKGYSAIDNIYILFNVIKHSLSMRKRLYCFFVDYKAAFDSVETSTLL, encoded by the exons ATGTTTTCAGATCATATGCCTATTGTTTTGAAGGTGTTTAGTGATAAGTTGAAATTGACATGGGGAAAACTAGATGACAGTGGTTATGCTGAAAGGCTTGCTGGGGAGAGTCGTAAAATAGATTTTCTACCAGGAAACATAGATGcagcaaataatttattgacaaaattgatAGCTGATTCAGCTAGCGGCTCAATATCGCAGAGAGGAAATAAGATTGATGTCAGGAAAAATGTCTGGTTTGATAGAGAATGTGTAAGATACAGAGATCGCGTGTTT GAATATAAGTGGTTatgtaagagaaagaaagaagctTATTGGGCCGAAATTAAGGAAAAACTAAAAACTGTAAGGGATTCTAAGAAATTTTGGGAGCTGGCTCGGTTTTTCAGGGAGGGAAAACTTACGCGAAGTGGAAATATTAGTCCAGAACAATGGATACAGCACTTTAGACAGTTGTATACACCTGTTAGAAGTAGTGGACAGATATCGTGGGTTGAGCCTCTTGTTATCGACGATTTATTAGACAAGCCAATCGAGATAACAGAAATAGATTTAGCTTTGAAAAAAGCTCGAAACAATAAAGCACCAGGTGTTGATAGAATAACGGCTGAGTTTTTTAAAAAAGCGCCAATAGAATTCCGACAGCTATTGTGCATGTTTTTTAACCGTATATTTCGTTTTCTTGATGTACCAATGTCATTCACAAAGTCTATAATATTTCCATTGTATAAGAAAAATGATCCCAATAATCCTGAGAACTACAGAGCGATTTCATTTACTAatgcaatttacaaaatatttttaagtgTCTTGTTGACAAGATTGGAGAAGTGGATTTATGGTCGAGAAGTCATAAGTGAGAATCAAGCAGGTTTTCGGAAAGGATACTCCGCAATTGATAACATTTATATTCTTTTCAACGTAATTAAACATTCTCTATCCATGCGTAAAAGATTATACTGTTTCTTCGTCGATTATAAAGCTGCGTTCGATTCAGTAGAGACAAGCACTCTTTTATAG